The following coding sequences are from one Clostridioides difficile ATCC 9689 = DSM 1296 window:
- the grdG gene encoding sarcosine reductase complex component B subunit alpha, with protein sequence MKLELGNIFIKNVEFGEKTEVKDGVLYISSEEIEKIVLEDERIVSVNVELARPGESIRIAPVKDVIEPRVKIGDESKIFPGIINKVKTVGSGRTHVLLGACVVTCGNIVGFQEGVIDMSGPTAKYTPFSKTNNICIVIKAKDGIDTHDYEEAARIAGLKIGAYVGEAGREVEPDEVIVYETKPLLKQVKEYPDLPTVAYVHMLQSQGLLHDTYYYGVDAKQIVPTFMYPTEIMDGAIISGNCVAPCDKVTTFHHLNNPVIHDLYKRHGKDLNFIGVILTNENVFLVDKERSSDMVAKLIEFLGVDGVLVTEEGYGNPDTDLMMNCRKCSEVGANVVLITDEFPGKDGKSQSIADATKEADAVVSCGQGNLVVHFPAMEKIIGTLDYVEMMIGGYKGCLNEDGSMDAELQIIIASTIANGYNHLTARYY encoded by the coding sequence ATGAAGCTAGAGCTAGGGAATATATTTATAAAAAATGTTGAATTTGGAGAAAAGACAGAAGTAAAAGATGGAGTACTATATATTAGTAGCGAAGAAATAGAAAAGATAGTATTAGAAGATGAAAGGATTGTAAGTGTAAATGTTGAACTTGCAAGACCTGGCGAATCAATAAGAATAGCTCCAGTTAAAGATGTAATAGAGCCTAGAGTTAAAATTGGAGATGAAAGCAAAATATTTCCTGGAATTATAAATAAAGTGAAGACTGTAGGAAGTGGAAGAACCCATGTACTTTTAGGAGCTTGTGTTGTAACTTGTGGAAATATAGTTGGATTTCAAGAAGGCGTAATTGATATGAGTGGTCCTACTGCTAAATATACACCTTTTTCAAAAACAAATAATATATGTATTGTTATAAAAGCAAAGGATGGTATAGATACTCATGATTATGAAGAAGCAGCTAGAATTGCAGGATTAAAAATAGGTGCATATGTAGGTGAGGCAGGAAGAGAAGTTGAGCCAGATGAAGTCATTGTATATGAGACAAAGCCATTATTAAAACAAGTAAAAGAATATCCAGACCTGCCAACAGTAGCATATGTTCACATGTTACAATCACAAGGACTTTTACATGACACTTATTACTATGGGGTGGATGCTAAACAGATAGTGCCTACATTTATGTATCCAACTGAAATAATGGACGGAGCTATAATATCTGGAAACTGTGTAGCACCATGTGATAAGGTTACAACATTCCATCATTTAAATAATCCAGTTATACATGACTTATATAAAAGACATGGAAAAGATTTAAACTTTATAGGAGTTATTTTGACTAATGAGAACGTATTCTTAGTCGATAAAGAGAGAAGCTCTGATATGGTAGCTAAATTAATAGAATTTTTAGGAGTTGATGGAGTTCTAGTGACAGAAGAAGGTTATGGGAATCCAGATACTGACCTAATGATGAATTGTAGAAAATGTAGTGAAGTTGGAGCAAATGTAGTTTTGATAACGGATGAATTTCCTGGAAAAGATGGCAAGAGTCAATCTATAGCAGACGCTACTAAGGAAGCAGATGCAGTTGTTTCTTGTGGTCAAGGAAATCTAGTGGTTCATTTCCCAGCAATGGAAAAAATTATAGGAACTTTAGATTATGTTGAAATGATGATAGGTGGGTATAAAGGATGCTTAAATGAAGACGGAAGCATGGATGCAGAGCTACAAATTATAATAGCATCAACTATAGCAAATGGCTATAATCATTTGACAGCAAGATATTATTAA
- the grdF gene encoding sarcosine reductase complex component B subunit beta, with amino-acid sequence MSKIRVVHYINNFFAGIGGEEKADIPPEKRAGVVGPGIAFQSQFNDGAEIISTVICGDTYFGENIESATQELLKMIKEESPDLFIAGPAFNAGRYGVACGTICKAVEEELNIPVITGMYKENPGVDMFKLDLHIVSTGNSAASLRKVVPIMTKLGLKLVRDEEIGPPEEEGYIMRGIRKNFFHELRGSERAIDMLVKKMKGESFETEYPMPEFDRVTPMKPVKDLSKIKLALVTSGGIVPIDNPDKIESSSATKYGIYDLTDMDSMSNKEFTTIHGGYDRAYVLENPNLVVPLDVVRELEKEGVIGELVDYFITTTGTGTSVGNSKRFGEEFSKKLLEDDVDAVILTSTUGTCTRCGATMVKEIERAGIAVVHICTVVPISLTIGANRIVPAVGIPYPLGNPMLGEEESKKIRKNIVLKALNALTEDIEEQTVFE; translated from the coding sequence ATGAGTAAAATCAGAGTGGTTCATTATATAAACAATTTCTTTGCTGGTATAGGTGGAGAGGAAAAAGCAGATATTCCGCCAGAAAAAAGGGCTGGTGTAGTAGGACCTGGAATAGCATTTCAGAGTCAATTTAATGATGGTGCAGAGATAATCTCAACTGTAATTTGCGGAGATACGTATTTTGGTGAAAATATTGAGAGTGCAACTCAAGAACTTTTAAAAATGATAAAAGAAGAAAGCCCTGATTTATTTATTGCAGGCCCAGCATTTAATGCAGGTAGATATGGAGTAGCTTGTGGGACTATTTGTAAGGCAGTTGAAGAAGAGTTAAATATTCCTGTAATTACAGGCATGTATAAAGAAAATCCAGGTGTAGATATGTTTAAATTAGATTTGCATATAGTGTCTACAGGAAATTCAGCAGCAAGTCTTAGAAAGGTAGTTCCAATAATGACGAAACTAGGTCTTAAATTGGTTAGAGATGAGGAAATAGGACCTCCTGAAGAGGAAGGATATATAATGAGAGGAATAAGAAAAAATTTCTTCCATGAACTTAGAGGGTCTGAAAGAGCAATTGATATGTTGGTTAAAAAGATGAAAGGGGAAAGCTTTGAAACTGAGTATCCAATGCCTGAATTTGATAGAGTTACACCTATGAAACCTGTTAAAGATTTATCTAAGATAAAACTTGCCCTAGTAACTTCTGGAGGGATAGTTCCAATTGATAATCCAGACAAAATTGAATCTTCAAGTGCTACTAAATATGGAATTTACGATTTAACAGATATGGATTCTATGTCAAATAAAGAATTTACAACTATACATGGGGGGTATGATAGAGCATATGTCCTTGAAAATCCAAATTTAGTTGTACCACTAGATGTAGTTAGAGAGCTTGAAAAAGAAGGTGTAATTGGAGAATTAGTAGATTATTTTATAACTACTACAGGAACAGGAACGAGTGTTGGCAATTCTAAGAGATTTGGAGAAGAGTTTTCTAAAAAATTGTTAGAAGATGATGTAGATGCTGTAATTTTAACTTCTACATGAGGTACTTGTACTCGTTGTGGAGCAACGATGGTAAAAGAGATTGAGAGAGCTGGTATAGCAGTTGTTCATATATGTACAGTAGTACCAATATCACTTACAATAGGAGCTAATAGAATTGTTCCAGCAGTAGGGATACCATATCCACTTGGAAATCCTATGTTAGGAGAAGAGGAAAGTAAAAAAATTAGAAAGAATATAGTTTTAAAAGCTTTAAATGCACTAACAGAAGATATAGAAGAACAAACAGTATTTGAATAA
- a CDS encoding LytR/AlgR family response regulator transcription factor, with the protein MYILISIAICDDESYMLNHLKENIELYMKQKNLLYNIELFNKVEDLLCNHEKFNIVFLDIQMEEINGMQAARKLRSYGNECFIIFVTVLNEFVFDAFEVDAINYLIKPLSNEKLYKTLDKIVTKLEDNESNYITIQKGYSYWKLKLADILYCEVIKRKIYVHLKKETVDYYETIENLERSLPTNFFRCHRSYIINLQYVYGYENGNAVMESGDRIPVSRLRQQIFSKVMLEFMKNRRI; encoded by the coding sequence GTGTATATATTGATTTCAATTGCCATTTGTGATGATGAATCCTATATGCTAAATCATTTAAAGGAAAATATAGAATTATACATGAAGCAGAAGAATTTATTATATAATATAGAGCTTTTTAATAAAGTAGAAGATTTACTATGCAATCATGAAAAGTTTAATATTGTATTTTTAGATATACAGATGGAAGAGATTAACGGAATGCAGGCAGCTAGAAAATTAAGGTCATATGGTAATGAGTGCTTTATAATTTTCGTTACAGTTTTAAATGAATTTGTATTTGATGCTTTTGAAGTAGATGCTATAAATTATTTGATAAAACCTCTATCTAATGAGAAACTATATAAAACTTTGGATAAAATAGTTACAAAACTCGAGGATAATGAAAGTAATTATATCACAATACAAAAAGGTTATTCATATTGGAAATTAAAACTTGCTGATATTTTATATTGTGAAGTTATAAAAAGAAAGATTTATGTTCATTTAAAGAAAGAGACTGTAGATTATTATGAGACTATTGAAAATTTAGAGAGAAGTTTACCAACAAATTTTTTTAGGTGTCATCGTAGTTATATAATCAATTTACAATATGTATATGGATATGAAAATGGTAATGCAGTTATGGAAAGTGGAGATAGAATACCTGTTTCTAGACTACGTCAACAAATATTTTCAAAAGTTATGCTTGAGTTCATGAAAAATAGGAGGATATAA
- a CDS encoding sensor histidine kinase — protein MINLFSSDLFLKYSFLFSFIVYRILMVIVQYYFLISFTNVNSKFWCFILYSIISIFLIIINTYFNLYNLFSSQILFFLMTFLFVKYIIKQSTVLSIVSTLLVYLIEQLVYGFTAPLNYLIFTSDINTDIYKFDINMGLSSLITIIIAGFIYWYSSKKFNIKVMNFDKYIAILMIPLLLIILFMQSFEYSSNINIDTSLGIVKLLLNTSITEEIQAFLFSIIGTICVFFSLFTFKKLIQALEDDKERAIMNQQIHAQKNYIEEAKSRLSQTISFRHDFNNHLAIVNGLLKKDQILKAQDYLNKLEKVTSDLSFSCNTQNIVIDALFNNKLSIAKQLGIEVDCEVIIPQSTNMNDFDLCIVFANAIDNAIKACRVVDKQNRYLKLSTKLEGGFFMIEIKNSYNPINNYTRGSGIGLLNIKEIAKKYQGAISIDKTSDYFQINVLLVISLHCASI, from the coding sequence ATGATTAATTTATTTTCTTCCGATTTATTTTTAAAGTACAGTTTTTTATTTTCTTTTATTGTATATAGAATTTTAATGGTAATAGTGCAATACTATTTTCTAATCAGTTTTACAAATGTTAATTCAAAATTTTGGTGTTTTATTTTATATTCGATAATTTCAATTTTTTTAATCATTATAAATACATATTTTAATTTATATAATTTATTTTCTTCACAGATTCTATTTTTTCTTATGACTTTTTTATTTGTAAAGTACATAATAAAACAATCTACTGTTTTATCTATAGTATCAACTTTGTTAGTATATTTAATTGAACAATTAGTATATGGATTTACAGCTCCATTAAATTACTTGATATTTACTAGTGATATAAATACAGATATTTATAAATTTGATATAAATATGGGACTATCTTCTTTAATTACTATTATAATAGCTGGATTTATATATTGGTATAGTTCTAAAAAGTTTAATATTAAGGTCATGAACTTTGATAAATATATAGCAATTTTGATGATTCCATTGTTGCTTATAATATTATTTATGCAATCATTTGAATATAGTTCAAATATAAATATAGATACAAGTCTTGGGATTGTAAAGCTGCTATTAAATACTTCTATAACTGAAGAAATTCAAGCTTTTCTTTTTTCTATAATTGGAACTATATGTGTATTTTTTTCTCTATTTACCTTTAAGAAACTAATTCAAGCTCTCGAAGATGACAAGGAGAGGGCAATTATGAATCAACAGATTCATGCTCAAAAAAACTATATTGAAGAAGCGAAATCACGATTATCACAAACTATATCCTTTAGACATGATTTTAATAATCATTTAGCTATTGTCAATGGATTGTTGAAAAAAGACCAAATTTTAAAAGCACAAGATTATTTAAATAAGCTTGAAAAAGTAACAAGTGACCTATCATTTTCTTGTAATACACAGAATATTGTTATTGATGCTCTTTTCAACAATAAATTAAGTATAGCAAAACAATTAGGCATAGAGGTAGATTGTGAAGTAATTATACCCCAAAGCACTAACATGAACGATTTTGACCTATGTATAGTGTTTGCTAATGCTATTGACAATGCAATTAAAGCTTGTAGAGTTGTAGATAAACAAAATAGGTATTTAAAGCTTTCCACTAAGTTAGAAGGTGGATTTTTTATGATAGAAATAAAAAATAGCTATAATCCAATAAATAATTATACACGTGGTTCAGGTATAGGTCTTTTAAATATAAAAGAAATTGCTAAAAAATATCAAGGGGCTATAAGTATAGATAAGACATCAGATTATTTTCAAATAAATGTATTGCTGGTTATTTCATTACATTGCGCTAGTATTTGA
- a CDS encoding FeoA family protein, which translates to MTVYNLKLGQKGIIDNIAGNEKLMKRLLALGLIDGTEVEVKKIAPLNDPIVIRFRGFDLAIRKSDAKNINLKNN; encoded by the coding sequence ATGACTGTTTACAACTTAAAACTTGGACAAAAGGGAATTATAGACAATATAGCTGGAAATGAAAAACTTATGAAGAGACTTCTAGCCTTAGGACTAATAGATGGCACTGAAGTTGAAGTGAAAAAGATAGCTCCTCTTAATGACCCTATAGTGATTAGATTTAGAGGGTTTGACTTAGCTATTAGAAAATCTGATGCAAAAAATATAAATTTAAAAAATAATTAA
- a CDS encoding sodium/glutamate symporter gives MITLSFDIVQTLTLSIFFFLIGNLLNNKVNFLNNFCIPAPVIGGLLFCFLNLFFKYFNIADISISGNLMPNFITFFFTTIGLEISINLIKKGGSVLFRYWILCGVLAFCQNILAITISKIIKLEPLLGLMCGNVSMEGGHGYSAAFGLTIENLGIEGAVGVGLSAATIGLIMGGILGCPVAKFLINKYKLKPSSNIDLSIPRYNRNLKRFGSKFFRNKNRIKNNNFSETITPSVFLEQVLLIFICINTGEIISRCFYITFNILLPSVVTCMFSAVIFRNLNDKINILELNFKLIDFLKELSLGIFLTLSLMNIDLFELSTLLPPILLIVTFQVIFIILFSIFICFRVLGKDFDSAIIISGLIGHGIGATPNALANMSSLTQKYGDSPKAFLVVPLVSGFLLDAISIPCILFFINILT, from the coding sequence TTGATTACCTTAAGTTTTGATATAGTGCAAACCTTGACACTATCTATATTCTTCTTTTTAATTGGTAATTTATTGAATAATAAAGTTAACTTTTTAAATAATTTCTGTATACCTGCACCAGTAATAGGAGGTCTATTATTTTGTTTTCTAAATTTATTTTTTAAATATTTTAATATAGCAGATATATCTATAAGTGGAAATTTAATGCCAAATTTTATAACTTTCTTTTTTACAACTATAGGACTCGAAATAAGCATAAATCTTATAAAGAAAGGGGGTAGTGTATTATTTAGATATTGGATTTTGTGTGGAGTATTGGCATTTTGTCAAAATATATTAGCTATTACAATATCAAAGATTATAAAACTTGAACCTCTTTTAGGGCTTATGTGTGGAAATGTATCTATGGAAGGTGGTCATGGTTATTCTGCTGCATTTGGACTTACAATAGAAAATCTCGGTATAGAAGGAGCAGTTGGGGTTGGATTATCTGCTGCAACAATAGGACTTATTATGGGTGGTATATTGGGATGTCCTGTAGCTAAATTTCTAATAAATAAATATAAATTAAAACCATCATCAAATATAGACTTGTCGATTCCTAGATATAATAGAAATCTAAAGAGATTTGGAAGTAAATTTTTTAGAAATAAGAATAGGATAAAAAATAATAACTTCTCCGAAACAATAACACCATCTGTATTTTTGGAACAGGTTCTTCTCATATTTATTTGTATAAATACAGGAGAAATTATAAGTAGATGCTTCTATATAACGTTTAATATACTATTACCCTCTGTTGTAACTTGTATGTTTTCGGCTGTTATTTTTAGAAATTTAAATGATAAGATAAATATACTAGAATTAAATTTTAAACTTATAGATTTTTTAAAAGAACTTTCATTGGGAATTTTTTTAACTTTATCACTTATGAATATAGATTTATTTGAATTATCTACATTATTACCTCCTATTCTCTTAATAGTAACTTTTCAAGTAATCTTTATAATCCTATTTTCAATATTTATTTGCTTTAGAGTACTTGGAAAAGATTTTGATTCTGCCATCATAATAAGTGGTTTGATTGGACATGGAATAGGAGCTACTCCGAACGCTTTGGCAAATATGAGTTCTTTGACACAAAAATATGGTGATTCTCCAAAAGCCTTTTTGGTTGTACCATTAGTAAGTGGTTTTTTGCTAGATGCTATTAGTATCCCATGTATACTATTTTTTATAAACATACTAACTTAG
- the add gene encoding adenosine deaminase has product MFENLPKIDLHCHLDGSVRVETMLDIAIKEKIDLPSNNMDEIKKLAKVSFNCTSLDEYLEKFDLPLKVMQSKENLKRITFELLEDASRENVKYIEIRFAPLLHTQKGMSVKNIIEGIIEGIREAESIYDIKGNLILGCMRTMTSKEALLVIEEGKSFVNKGVVAVDLCGPEKEGFCKEYKDVFKLAREYGYKVTIHAGEAASGENVLDAINILKADRIGHGVKIKDHKKAYNLVKDKKILLELCPTSNVQTKTVDSYEVHPFYTFYKDNLHVSINTDNRTVSDINLSSELNVIFDTFKLGLEDYKIIYRNAVEASFADKETKEYLNSLI; this is encoded by the coding sequence ATGTTTGAAAATTTACCTAAGATAGATTTACATTGCCACTTAGATGGAAGTGTTAGAGTAGAAACCATGCTTGATATAGCTATTAAAGAGAAAATAGATTTACCTTCAAATAATATGGATGAAATAAAAAAATTAGCAAAGGTTTCTTTTAATTGTACTTCACTAGATGAATATTTAGAAAAATTTGATTTACCCTTAAAAGTAATGCAATCTAAGGAAAATTTAAAAAGAATTACTTTTGAACTTTTGGAAGATGCAAGTAGAGAAAATGTAAAATATATTGAAATTAGATTTGCACCATTACTTCACACCCAAAAAGGTATGAGTGTTAAAAATATAATTGAGGGTATAATTGAAGGAATTAGAGAAGCTGAAAGTATTTATGATATAAAAGGCAATTTAATATTAGGTTGTATGAGAACAATGACCTCAAAAGAGGCATTATTAGTAATTGAAGAAGGGAAATCATTTGTAAATAAAGGTGTTGTAGCAGTAGACTTGTGTGGTCCAGAGAAAGAGGGATTTTGTAAGGAATATAAAGATGTTTTTAAATTAGCAAGAGAATATGGATATAAAGTTACAATACATGCAGGAGAAGCTGCAAGTGGAGAAAATGTATTGGATGCTATAAATATTTTAAAGGCGGATAGGATTGGTCATGGGGTAAAAATTAAAGACCATAAAAAGGCGTATAATTTAGTTAAAGATAAAAAAATATTGCTTGAATTATGTCCAACTAGTAATGTACAAACTAAGACAGTAGATTCTTATGAGGTACATCCATTTTATACTTTTTATAAAGATAATTTACATGTAAGTATAAATACTGATAATAGAACTGTATCAGATATAAATTTAAGTTCAGAACTAAATGTTATATTTGATACTTTTAAACTAGGATTAGAAGACTATAAAATAATTTATAGAAATGCAGTAGAAGCTAGTTTTGCAGATAAAGAAACTAAAGAGTATTTGAATAGTTTAATTTAA
- a CDS encoding EcsC family protein, with translation MKDYEDVVYIKLVKKELEEWKKNILKKPSIFDKASKGIQNKFNGVLPDKYHEIITSSIKVMTKTVLFGYKYATKPPLRNMSLEEREKLVLEKAKTYKTTAMIEGAGTGAGGILLGLSDFPLLLGIKVKFLYDVASIYGYDVKDYRERIYILNILQLAFSSQQHINKTFKLMNNWDEYVNSLPEDINDFDWRTFQQEYRDYLDLAKFLQLMPGIGAFVGFYVNGKLIDKLCETAVSAYRLRIRELKL, from the coding sequence GTGAAAGATTATGAAGATGTTGTTTATATTAAACTAGTCAAAAAAGAACTTGAAGAATGGAAGAAAAATATATTAAAGAAACCTTCTATATTTGACAAAGCATCAAAGGGTATACAGAATAAATTTAATGGAGTATTGCCAGATAAATATCATGAAATAATTACTTCTTCTATAAAAGTAATGACAAAAACCGTACTGTTTGGATATAAATATGCTACAAAGCCACCACTTAGAAATATGTCATTAGAAGAAAGAGAAAAATTAGTTTTAGAAAAAGCTAAAACTTACAAGACTACAGCAATGATTGAAGGGGCAGGAACAGGGGCAGGAGGAATCCTCTTAGGTTTATCTGATTTTCCTTTGCTTTTAGGTATTAAAGTGAAATTTTTATATGATGTAGCTTCAATATATGGATATGATGTTAAAGATTATAGAGAAAGGATTTATATATTAAATATATTACAGTTGGCTTTTTCTAGTCAACAGCATATAAACAAAACTTTTAAATTGATGAATAACTGGGATGAATATGTAAATAGTCTACCAGAAGACATCAATGATTTTGATTGGAGAACATTTCAACAAGAGTATAGGGATTATTTAGATTTAGCTAAGTTTTTACAACTAATGCCTGGAATAGGAGCATTTGTAGGATTTTATGTGAATGGAAAATTAATTGATAAATTATGTGAAACTGCTGTGTCTGCTTATAGATTGAGGATTCGAGAGCTTAAGTTATAA
- a CDS encoding double-cubane-cluster-containing anaerobic reductase, with product MTNLPKQFDSFNEARQKGFINAKELKESGKKMVGVFCTFTPVEIPMAAGATVVGVCGVSEEPIPDAERVLPRNLCPLIKSSYGHAITDTCPYFYFSDLLIGETTCDGKKKMYEELAKVKPTYVMHLPNTSKGEFAYKLWKDEMIRLKEEVEKSLGVTITEEDIRTAIKDKNEERELLKEFYALGKLQPSALTGLELHNVLYQAGFKFDRAELKHSLRKVIDDMKERYEKGECPVQKDKPRILITGSPIGGISEKIVKTLEDAGASVVAYELCGAIRSNDLLVDEEIEDVYDALTQKYINIGCSCMMNNDNRIELLDRIIDEYNVDAVIDVVLQACHTFNIESYRIREFVTKEKNKPFMSLETDYSKSDTEQLRTRFEAFVEML from the coding sequence ATGACAAATTTGCCAAAACAATTTGATAGCTTCAATGAAGCTAGACAAAAAGGATTTATAAATGCAAAGGAACTTAAGGAAAGTGGGAAAAAGATGGTTGGAGTTTTCTGTACATTTACTCCAGTTGAAATTCCAATGGCAGCTGGAGCAACTGTAGTAGGTGTATGCGGTGTTAGTGAAGAGCCAATACCTGATGCAGAAAGGGTGCTTCCAAGAAATCTTTGTCCTTTAATTAAATCAAGCTATGGACATGCAATAACAGATACCTGTCCTTATTTCTATTTTTCTGATTTGTTGATAGGAGAAACCACTTGTGATGGTAAGAAAAAAATGTATGAAGAACTTGCAAAAGTTAAGCCAACATATGTAATGCATTTGCCAAATACTTCAAAAGGAGAATTTGCCTATAAACTTTGGAAAGATGAAATGATAAGATTAAAAGAAGAGGTTGAGAAATCTTTAGGTGTAACTATAACTGAAGAAGATATAAGAACTGCTATAAAAGATAAAAATGAAGAAAGAGAACTTTTAAAAGAGTTTTATGCACTTGGTAAATTACAACCATCTGCACTTACAGGCCTTGAGTTACATAATGTTTTATATCAAGCAGGTTTTAAATTTGACCGTGCAGAACTTAAACATTCTTTAAGAAAAGTTATAGATGATATGAAAGAAAGATATGAAAAAGGTGAATGTCCTGTTCAAAAAGATAAGCCAAGAATATTGATAACAGGTTCTCCTATTGGTGGAATAAGCGAAAAAATAGTTAAAACTTTAGAAGATGCAGGGGCATCAGTCGTTGCATATGAACTTTGTGGAGCTATTAGATCAAACGATTTATTGGTTGATGAAGAAATAGAAGATGTATATGATGCTTTAACACAAAAATATATAAATATAGGTTGTTCTTGTATGATGAATAATGACAATCGTATTGAATTATTAGATAGAATAATAGATGAATATAATGTAGATGCTGTAATAGATGTAGTTTTACAAGCATGTCATACATTTAATATAGAAAGTTATAGAATAAGAGAATTTGTTACAAAAGAAAAAAATAAGCCATTTATGTCTCTTGAAACTGATTATTCAAAATCAGATACTGAACAATTAAGAACTAGATTTGAAGCGTTTGTAGAGATGTTGTAG
- a CDS encoding acyl-CoA dehydratase activase, which produces MFSIGVDSGSVATKGVLFDGEKIIKKIIIPTGWSPKSTSKQVYELLSSEIDKKDIKKVVGTGYGRGVMDFADKKVTEITCHTRGIYFLNNNIRTILDVGGQDSKVINLDRDGNVFNFIMNDKCAAGTGRFLEITSNLLGSDIESIDTLAKGYEPVNISSMCTVFAESEIVSLLAQNISTGEVAAGILKSIANKSTSMLARGEVIDEVAFTGGLAKSKELVKMIEEILGKKIFIAEDTQIIGALGAAVIGFR; this is translated from the coding sequence ATGTTTAGTATAGGAGTTGACTCAGGGTCAGTGGCAACAAAGGGTGTGCTATTTGATGGTGAAAAAATTATTAAGAAAATAATTATACCAACTGGATGGAGCCCTAAAAGTACATCTAAACAGGTCTATGAGTTGCTAAGTAGTGAAATTGACAAAAAAGATATAAAAAAGGTGGTAGGTACAGGTTATGGAAGGGGAGTAATGGATTTTGCTGATAAGAAAGTAACAGAAATAACTTGTCATACTAGAGGTATTTACTTTTTAAACAATAACATAAGGACTATTTTAGATGTAGGTGGTCAAGATAGTAAAGTTATAAATTTAGATAGAGATGGAAATGTATTTAACTTTATAATGAATGATAAGTGTGCTGCAGGAACTGGTCGATTTTTAGAGATTACTTCTAACCTTTTAGGAAGCGATATTGAAAGTATAGATACATTAGCTAAAGGATATGAACCAGTTAATATATCTAGTATGTGTACAGTTTTTGCTGAGTCTGAAATTGTAAGTCTTCTAGCTCAAAACATTTCTACTGGAGAGGTAGCAGCAGGGATACTTAAATCTATTGCAAATAAATCCACCTCAATGTTAGCAAGAGGTGAGGTAATAGATGAAGTTGCATTTACTGGAGGGCTTGCAAAAAGTAAAGAACTAGTAAAAATGATAGAAGAAATACTGGGTAAAAAAATTTTTATTGCAGAAGATACTCAAATAATAGGAGCTTTAGGAGCTGCTGTAATAGGATTTAGATAA